The Myxocyprinus asiaticus isolate MX2 ecotype Aquarium Trade chromosome 46, UBuf_Myxa_2, whole genome shotgun sequence genome includes the window CATAGCATTGGACCTTTGAGGCCTTATCCCTGTGAATGGTTGTTCCACCAAACACAAAGAGTTTTAGCTTGGCACTGACCACTGCTGCATTGCTGACACCATCCCTAAGTGGTGCCATCATTGTCCACTTGTTGGTTAGTGGGTCGTAACGCTCAACCTGTTTAAGGGACACTGAGGGGGAGGCCGGGAAGACACCTGCTATAGCCGTGTGACCCCCAACAACATAAAGGCAGTTTTCAAGTTCAGCTGAACCGTGACCAAATCGTGCAATTAACATGGGGGCCCCTTTAGACCATTCTTCATGTACCGTGTCATATATCCAAACGTCCTTTGACACCCCATTTTCTGACCCTCTTCCTCCGGTCACGTAAACCTTGCAGCCGATGGCACATGCACTGAACTCCTTCCTGGGACTAGGAAGATCTGATTTGGGGATGATCTCTTTTGCTTTGTGGTCCACTTGGTAGATTTTATCACACATAAACGTCTGGCCCCCAAGAATGAGTAGCGTGTGTCCAGATTTGCGAGGTCTTGCACAGGGGCTAGTGACGACTCCGTCGTTCTGAAGAATCTTCTTCTTGCATTGCATGGCCTCGTCAACAATCTGTCTGCTCCTTTTATCTGACATCACAAGTTCCTCACATGCCACAGCCTCAATGAGGCACTCTGAAGGTAACAGCGCTAGACGTATTCCTCGCAGCAACTCGGGAAGGTAGTCTCTGCGACTGTCTAGATCATACCTAACCCAGCGCATGACAGCATTGAACACAATCTGTTCATCCTCAATCTCCAGCTCGTCACTAAGGATGAGATCCAGAAGTTTGTCTTTGGAGAGGCCACAGAAGTCTTCAGTGTCTCGAAGAGTCTCAAAGTGGATGAGGCACATCCTCCACGAGAGCTCATAAAGGCGTTTGCACTGATGGGCATCCGAGAGCAACATCATCCCCAAGCAGTTAGACGAATGCAAGTTCTTCTCCAAAAATTCTGCTGCAGCATCACGTATATCGTGAAATTGCAGCATATCTCCGGCCTCAAGAAGTGACTCTGCATTTTCCTCGTTGATGATGACACGTGAGGAGTAAGCAAAGTCCAGTAGCAGCTCCAGAACCTCCGGGTGCACACTGTCACGAAAGTTAACCTCGTTGTCAAGACTCTCACGGAGACCACCGCTGAACATGGCTTCGAAGTATCGACTGCAAGCTGCAAGCACAGCTCGGTGGCAGGGAAAGGAGCGGTCGCCTGCCCATAGTGTTACGTCTGTGAACATGCACTGTTTGCGGAGGGTATTAAGGTGGGTGAGCACACTGTCTGGATGAGAGGGCTTGTGGAACAGCGAGATGTTCATGGAGCCCGTGCTTGTCCTTGACTTGCGGTTTTCATGGACGCTGACTGACATCTTTTCCGGCACGTCCAAATTTTCACTGGTCCCAATATCTTGAACTAGAGAAATACAAAATTTAGAGAGTTAGAGAGTTCATTTCAGTACAACGCATGACAGTTTACAGTAGGTATGcgccgatctgatacctggattggtatTGGCTTCGATACTGACCTTTTAAACTGGATCGGTTATTGGTTGatgagcccaatccaaatccgatactgtgtgttagtcacgGTTGTTATCATCATGcttcaaaaatggcataaaagaaccACAGAAGCACTATAATAGTATtacatatgacttgtgcatttaaATGAGGGGTGCTCTGTTGAGTTTCACACACACAGCACGTGTGGGCTGATGACGCGCTGCTGTTTTCAACTCtcacttaatttaaaaataaagtttttcttaataggctacatgtttctttatgtaatgttttatttatttatataatgaaataatgtgtagttatgtttttgtttctttaaatatAAAAGAGTACctccaatcagttccacacaaacaacacacacacacacacacacacacacacactgactaagaaaaaacaacaatacTGGAATTGGATCgggatcagtatcggccaatactgagTTCAGGTAACGAACGGATCGGGAGAGAAAAAATGGTATCTGTGCACCCAGGTGATGTAGATCATACATTAAAGTAAATGTAATGTTTATGCCCCGCAACTGAGAGAGTGGTTATGTACAATATGGTACTGTATCAACAAAAATTTCACAGCAGGCTAGTGCCACATTTTCGGCTGAATATAAAATAACTATTAATCTTGGATGTTTAGCATTTGCTTAAATGCGGTCTTGGTGTTTTTATGGTCCTACTATGAAATTAAAAACGGAATAATCTTATTAAGTAAATCTGAGTAAGCTTCTTTTTTGGACAGAGGCTGTTCATTTACCACCTGAATGCCATTTtcaatgatttattttattttagaggtTGACATGTATGAAAGACAAATTTTGCACAAAGAAAGATATAAAAAGTCCCTTCTGTAATCAAAACTAAGCTAACAGCTAAGTCCTTTGAACTTTGTTCATTCCACAAGTGTTCAGAGGAGCTGAAAATTGTAATCCCTTTTTAACACTCTTAAGCCAACACAAAGTACAATTAATCAACTGAGTTTTTGattgtcatgttttatgtggACAGATTGTAGTAGATTTTGGAGTGCAATGACTCTGTAATCCTTTAAGTATTCAGCAAACAGAATCTATAGCATTATGTAAGAAAACCAATGGTATCATTGGTACTATGAGcacttatataaaatataaattcacaACAGCATACTGTTCAGAATGTTGTACCTATTCAATAGTATTCAATAGTTTGAATCAAATGTTGTCAAGATATTgttaaatcaaattttttttatgaatgattgAAAGTATGAAGCAATCATAAAAGAAGGAGAGCATCAATAACAATTAAACTATTTATATATTCTGAAAAGTATTTGGTTTATGCGCCCAACAACCTTACttttctattaaaaaataaaataactgcacacgtaaatatgtatgttttcagaaaaaaataaaagtaaaaatcagACTCCTCTCAATGAGATACGTGTAGCTAAATGAAGTATTTCAGTGAGGAAAATGCAACCCTAAAATCCCTATAAATCAACCAACAACCTTTTTGGGAAAGATAAATGAGACAAAGGAAACAATCCTAATATTTCACGAGCATTTTCCAAATGTTATATATAGTACAAAAAGCCTCTCTCACTTTAGAAAACCTGCTAGCTTTCATTTGATTTCACTATGATGCCCTAATGGTACAAAAGACTTGCATGCAAATGATTCAAAGTGATTCATATGAACTTGTTAGGTAGGTTTAAACAGCTGAGACAGTTAATCCCAAGGCTACAAAGCACAGGTTGCATTGCTTGACTTAAATAAACTGTCAGGATTTTCCTGTCAAATACACATAACAACCATCAAGTGTTTTGATTGGTCAGATTTGCTTTTATGATTCACTGAAGCACATGATTTGGTGAAATCCAGACAGTTTTCCCTTAAAGGTGTAAAACTGTCTGCCGTTTTGAGATTAATGTTTCAGCAGCAAGTATTCAATGTTACCAGTGGCTCTTTGTGTGAGGGAATGTGCTTACATGAAAACTGGATTCTTTAACCCACGTTGTTTGAGATTATTGTAGGGTGCAAGCATGCACAAACATCAGTGGGGACTTTATGGATCACGCTCTTAGGTTGACATGAATCACAATGCCAGAGGTTGACCACAAAGGATGCAAGGTCACAGCTATCCGTGCAGAAAGGTATGCAGGAGGGATAAGGGCAACCAGGAGGCTGGTATGGAGGAAGAGGGGTTGGATGCAGGGCTGTTGATGAGTGAACAACAGAAAGGCGGGCAAGCAGGTGTCTAAAAACCACTTACAGCGACAAAAACTGCTGACCCACGCACAGGCACTGACAGTGAGGAACTGAGGGGGGGTCTGCATTGGTCCCAAAAAGCGTCCCCTCAATAGGACAGGCTGACAGAGTTGTCCTTTAAAGGGCCATGGAGGAACAAAGAATGGCATAAAGACATGTAACTTTTTTCCACACCCTCCCCGTGAATATAATGAGCAACCTCGTGACAGTTCTGCAGTCATTACAATGGCCTAAATATCACATTTCCACGACAGTGGTCTTGTGGTCAGATTTGTGGCTGAATCAAAAAGATAGAGCTGAAAAAGTAGTGTGGCTATTATTTCACAGCTTGATGAAACTGCCTTGGAGTTCCTGTGTAGCTCATCCCATCTCCCATGGTAACCATCACTTAACAACAGCATGAGCCATGCCAAAGTTGCTGAATCACTGAATGTGAACAAACTACCTATCCATGCGGATATTCTCACCAGCACGCCATAAGAGCGCAAAGGTTTTTCATCCATTGAATGTTCTTCCTCTGTAAACATCCCGACTCCTCTGACTAAATAGCCTTTCCTGGTTCTTTTCACTGAATATGTTTGTATTCCAGTGCTGTATTTTAGCTAGGCTACGGCAAAGGCAGAGGGTGagaggtgtttttttttagtgaatgtatTTGTAGAAAGTCAAAAGCAGGCAATCTCACTCATTTTAAAAAGCGAAATGGATCACCGTCCTGCATGCAGTCTGTTCACAGAACTACTCTATAGACTACTCCTATCAACTGGATTGGCACAAATCAGAGACGCTTGAGAGTTTGGCTTCATGCTCTTCCTAAATAAACATCCTAAATATACAGAATGTAAATGCTACAGCATGTCGACTGGGTTTGCTGGCATACTCTTAAAGAATAGTCTATGTTTTAATGGTTTGTTGGCCAGATGTGGTCACTTCCCTCATTTCTGAGAAATTTGAGTATTTTGAAATACTTGATAGGGTGAGAGACAGCTATGAATGTGGATTCTTATGTCATATAATTGTAGAATTCAATTAAGTATGACGTGTAaagtatgtatgcatgtatgttatAACAGGTGAGCAGCTAAGGCAAATTTGATTTTAATGTAATGGTCATGTAACCTTTGCAAAAGTAATCAGCAGCCAATATGAGATTAAACTGGAGCTTGTTGACTTGAACTTTGACCAATGCAAATAAACAACTGGAATGTGCAACTTCACATAGGCTACCACTGTTTAAAATGAACCCCTGAGGTCATGGATGACACATTTAGACTATTCCCTGACTTTTATGtcacaaacttgtttttttcaTTACTGTGAAAATTGTCTTTTAAGGTGTTCTTTAACAAACTtgttaaaaatacaacaaaaatgtttCCCATCGTCTCCTCAGACTCTATAAGGTGCTTTAACGTGAACAGGCGAGGAGATAACAGATTAAAGCAAATAACGCAAAGAATAAGCCATTTTCGAAGTAAACAAGTGCTATTTTCTGCGATACGAGACGCTCGTGAAACAGATAGTGACTCAAGCTAGTTAGCCAGCTCGCTAGTCCCATCAAAAAGTGTAAAAAGACACCTGAATAACTAGATAAATAAATCTGAGGAAAACTGTCATTTTAAGAACACAACAAACATTGTAAACCCACGAAAACATATTTAGCTGCGCTACAACTTGCGGAGACCGCTCAGTAACGACAACGTGAATGAGAAGAGCTAATGCTGTTAGCGGAGCGtcgtaaggggccgttcacaccgcacacgctgtttttttagttttgtgtaaacatgcgctagagtTGAACGTTGCGTCGCGTCTCTCTGTTCTTTAGACGCCGTGtcaattaaaaataacttcaacgCGTCTCAAAACACCTGCGTTCTAATCTATTCGCTGCGCTGCttgtagattttattttattt containing:
- the LOC127435902 gene encoding kelch-like protein 25 isoform X1, translating into MQTPPQFLTVSACAWVSSFCRFQDIGTSENLDVPEKMSVSVHENRKSRTSTGSMNISLFHKPSHPDSVLTHLNTLRKQCMFTDVTLWAGDRSFPCHRAVLAACSRYFEAMFSGGLRESLDNEVNFRDSVHPEVLELLLDFAYSSRVIINEENAESLLEAGDMLQFHDIRDAAAEFLEKNLHSSNCLGMMLLSDAHQCKRLYELSWRMCLIHFETLRDTEDFCGLSKDKLLDLILSDELEIEDEQIVFNAVMRWVRYDLDSRRDYLPELLRGIRLALLPSECLIEAVACEELVMSDKRSRQIVDEAMQCKKKILQNDGVVTSPCARPRKSGHTLLILGGQTFMCDKIYQVDHKAKEIIPKSDLPSPRKEFSACAIGCKVYVTGGRGSENGVSKDVWIYDTVHEEWSKGAPMLIARFGHGSAELENCLYVVGGHTAIAGVFPASPSVSLKQVERYDPLTNKWTMMAPLRDGVSNAAVVSAKLKLFVFGGTTIHRDKASKVQCYDPVENRWTIAAECPQPWRYTAAAVLGSQIFIMGGDTEFTAASAYRFDCETNQWTRVGDMTSKRMSCHAVASGNKLYVVGGYFGTQRCKTLDCYDPTSDSWNSITTVPYSLIPTAFVSTWKHLPA
- the LOC127435902 gene encoding kelch-like protein 25 isoform X2; this translates as MSVSVHENRKSRTSTGSMNISLFHKPSHPDSVLTHLNTLRKQCMFTDVTLWAGDRSFPCHRAVLAACSRYFEAMFSGGLRESLDNEVNFRDSVHPEVLELLLDFAYSSRVIINEENAESLLEAGDMLQFHDIRDAAAEFLEKNLHSSNCLGMMLLSDAHQCKRLYELSWRMCLIHFETLRDTEDFCGLSKDKLLDLILSDELEIEDEQIVFNAVMRWVRYDLDSRRDYLPELLRGIRLALLPSECLIEAVACEELVMSDKRSRQIVDEAMQCKKKILQNDGVVTSPCARPRKSGHTLLILGGQTFMCDKIYQVDHKAKEIIPKSDLPSPRKEFSACAIGCKVYVTGGRGSENGVSKDVWIYDTVHEEWSKGAPMLIARFGHGSAELENCLYVVGGHTAIAGVFPASPSVSLKQVERYDPLTNKWTMMAPLRDGVSNAAVVSAKLKLFVFGGTTIHRDKASKVQCYDPVENRWTIAAECPQPWRYTAAAVLGSQIFIMGGDTEFTAASAYRFDCETNQWTRVGDMTSKRMSCHAVASGNKLYVVGGYFGTQRCKTLDCYDPTSDSWNSITTVPYSLIPTAFVSTWKHLPA